In the genome of Fulvivirga maritima, one region contains:
- a CDS encoding NADPH-dependent FMN reductase, which produces MEKIIIICSTNRVDSMSYQISLLYQEVLKDMNVESEILDLKELPSDFAFSALYENSGQNHDFNPFREVMLENNKFVFIVPEYNGSFPGVLKTFIDGLQFPDSFTDKKCAMVGVSSGIQGGGMALSHLTDIFNYCGMHVLAQKPKLSHIDKHFQDGSMVNELYSTLIKEQAEKLIKF; this is translated from the coding sequence ATGGAAAAAATAATTATCATTTGTAGCACCAACAGAGTCGATTCTATGTCATATCAAATCTCTCTATTATATCAAGAGGTTCTAAAAGATATGAATGTAGAGAGTGAGATTTTAGACCTAAAGGAGCTTCCTTCAGATTTTGCTTTTTCAGCACTATACGAAAACTCTGGCCAAAACCATGATTTCAATCCTTTCAGGGAAGTAATGCTAGAAAATAATAAGTTTGTTTTTATAGTACCGGAATACAATGGCTCTTTTCCCGGAGTTTTAAAGACCTTTATAGACGGTCTTCAGTTCCCAGACAGCTTTACTGACAAGAAATGTGCTATGGTAGGAGTATCATCAGGTATACAAGGGGGAGGAATGGCGCTTAGCCATTTAACGGACATTTTTAACTACTGCGGCATGCATGTGTTAGCCCAAAAGCCAAAACTATCACATATAGACAAGCATTTTCAAGATGGCAGCATGGTAAATGAACTATACTCCACACTGATAAAAGAGCAAGCCGAAAAGCTAATAAAGTTTTAA
- the sucD gene encoding succinate--CoA ligase subunit alpha, translating into MSVLVNKNSKVIVQGFTGSEGTFHAGQMIEYGTNVVGGVTPGKGGQTHLDKPVFNTVQDAVDQAGADVSIIFVPPAFAADAIMEAADAGIKVIIAVTEGIPTKDMVTAKEYISNKDVVLVGPNCPGVITPEEAKVGIMPGFVFKKGRIGIVSKSGTLTYEAADQVVKAGLGVSTAIGIGGDPIIGTSTKQAVQLLMEDDETDAIVMIGEIGGNYEAEAARWIQSQGNPKPVVGFIAGQTAPKGKRMGHAGAIIGGADDTAAAKMKIMEECGLHVVASPADIGETMKKALGK; encoded by the coding sequence ATGAGTGTTTTAGTAAATAAAAATTCCAAAGTTATAGTTCAGGGTTTTACAGGCTCTGAGGGCACATTCCATGCAGGCCAAATGATAGAGTATGGTACCAATGTAGTAGGAGGTGTAACTCCTGGCAAAGGTGGCCAAACACATTTGGACAAGCCGGTTTTTAACACAGTACAGGATGCTGTTGATCAGGCTGGTGCCGATGTTTCAATCATATTTGTACCGCCAGCATTTGCAGCGGATGCTATTATGGAAGCGGCTGATGCAGGTATAAAAGTGATTATTGCAGTAACAGAAGGTATTCCTACTAAGGATATGGTAACTGCAAAAGAGTATATCAGTAATAAAGATGTAGTGCTGGTAGGACCTAACTGTCCTGGCGTTATTACTCCTGAAGAAGCAAAAGTAGGTATCATGCCTGGGTTTGTTTTCAAAAAAGGAAGAATAGGCATTGTATCTAAATCAGGAACATTGACTTATGAAGCTGCTGATCAAGTAGTGAAAGCAGGTCTTGGTGTTTCTACTGCTATCGGTATTGGTGGTGATCCTATCATAGGTACCAGTACTAAGCAAGCAGTACAATTGCTGATGGAAGATGATGAGACAGACGCTATTGTGATGATCGGTGAAATTGGTGGTAATTACGAGGCAGAGGCTGCTAGATGGATTCAGTCACAAGGCAATCCTAAGCCTGTAGTAGGCTTTATTGCTGGACAAACAGCTCCTAAAGGAAAGAGAATGGGGCACGCTGGTGCTATCATTGGTGGTGCTGATGATACTGCTGCTGCCAAAATGAAAATTATGGAAGAGTGTGGCTTACACGTGGTAGCATCTCCTGCTGATATTGGAGAGACCATGAAAAAAGCTCTAGGAAAATAA
- a CDS encoding golvesin C-terminal-like domain-containing protein, whose amino-acid sequence MKNCKNLKSVRVGLLLCVLFSFCSVSFGQRLTPKRADNGTGYLEYLPPNYDPAKQYPVIIFLHGSGERGDGSPSSLDKIKRNGIAKLINNGADICVNLGGKEQCFIVLCPQTNSWGYERDIMPFARFAVENYPINANQVYVTGVSMGGKGSWQAGYNDDNANNMFAAIAPVSADGDPNKVYEVAERDIPTWVFHGTNDNAIPLRTAEYMVSQLISADPQTDPLFTIYEGGTHGASTWDKAYNLGHTYQDPNIYEWFLSHSLTGGGFEDPGDDEEEDVTEVIVDDKAASFTSGWVESTSGSESKYKTTYRHDNNTNKGNQSATFQTSLEPGIYEVYGWWWEHSNRSSKTPFVISHADGTSTVIKNQRTSGSRWTLLGTYTFGSSAQVVVSNSNTDGYVIADAVKFRKIGDADPGDNEVGEGVVVDNSDNGFSKSGNWSLSSSGGDQKYGNNYYHDDNSGKGYKTATFSASLTAGSYDVYGWWWDFDNRATNAPFTINHANGTSTVTKNQRTEGAKWVLLGTYSFNGASSVTLSNANTNGYVVADAIKFVPAGDDANGDVVDNSPNQEIIDNTSGKFSRSGSWTLSAAGDSKYDDNYYHDGNSSKGNSTSEFKTSLSGTYEVFGWWFAFENRASNVPFDITHAGGSTTVYRNQRINDGAWVSLGTYEFNGDAEVAIRNAGTNGYVVADAVKFVKSSSNTARRASDAMALEVRDELETDEKSSLYPNPANDILHVKVKTDLSDFTVQLMDISGRVYMDEAFSKSIGESEEVTIDLHAYSNVPKGINLVRVLSGEDAETLKFIYK is encoded by the coding sequence ATGAAAAATTGTAAAAATCTTAAAAGTGTTAGAGTTGGTTTGTTGCTATGTGTATTATTTTCATTTTGCTCTGTGTCATTTGGCCAGAGGCTAACCCCTAAGAGGGCCGATAACGGCACTGGGTACTTAGAGTATCTACCTCCGAATTACGACCCTGCTAAGCAGTATCCTGTTATCATTTTTCTTCACGGTTCAGGTGAACGTGGAGATGGTTCTCCATCTTCATTAGACAAAATTAAGAGAAATGGTATTGCAAAATTGATTAATAATGGCGCTGACATTTGTGTGAATCTAGGTGGAAAAGAACAATGTTTCATTGTATTGTGTCCTCAGACTAATAGTTGGGGGTATGAGCGTGACATCATGCCTTTTGCAAGATTTGCGGTAGAGAACTACCCTATTAATGCAAATCAGGTTTATGTAACTGGTGTAAGTATGGGAGGGAAAGGCTCATGGCAAGCCGGTTATAACGATGATAATGCCAATAATATGTTTGCTGCCATAGCCCCTGTGTCGGCAGACGGTGATCCTAATAAAGTATATGAGGTAGCAGAAAGAGATATACCTACCTGGGTTTTCCATGGTACAAATGACAATGCTATTCCTTTAAGAACGGCTGAATACATGGTAAGTCAATTAATATCAGCCGATCCTCAAACAGATCCTCTATTTACTATATATGAAGGAGGAACTCATGGTGCTAGCACTTGGGACAAAGCATATAACTTAGGGCATACCTATCAAGATCCTAATATATATGAATGGTTCTTAAGTCACTCTTTAACAGGTGGTGGCTTTGAAGATCCGGGTGATGATGAGGAAGAAGATGTTACTGAAGTAATAGTGGATGATAAAGCGGCCTCTTTTACTTCTGGTTGGGTAGAGAGCACATCAGGTTCAGAGTCTAAATACAAAACTACCTATAGACATGATAATAATACCAATAAAGGTAATCAGTCAGCTACTTTCCAAACTTCTTTAGAGCCAGGAATCTATGAAGTGTACGGTTGGTGGTGGGAGCATTCTAATCGCTCTTCTAAAACACCTTTTGTTATTTCACATGCTGATGGTACTTCTACAGTTATTAAAAATCAAAGAACATCAGGTAGCAGATGGACACTTTTAGGTACATATACTTTCGGTTCTTCTGCTCAAGTGGTAGTGAGCAATTCTAATACTGATGGTTATGTTATTGCTGATGCTGTTAAGTTTAGAAAAATAGGAGATGCTGATCCTGGTGATAATGAAGTAGGTGAAGGTGTAGTAGTAGATAACTCAGATAATGGTTTTTCAAAATCTGGTAACTGGAGCCTTAGTTCTTCAGGTGGTGACCAAAAATATGGAAACAACTACTACCATGATGATAATAGTGGTAAAGGATACAAAACAGCTACTTTTAGCGCTTCTTTAACTGCTGGATCTTATGATGTGTATGGCTGGTGGTGGGATTTCGATAATCGTGCTACTAACGCGCCTTTTACTATCAACCATGCTAATGGTACTAGCACTGTCACTAAAAATCAACGTACAGAAGGAGCTAAATGGGTGTTGTTAGGTACTTATAGTTTTAATGGAGCAAGCTCAGTGACATTAAGCAATGCTAACACTAATGGTTATGTAGTAGCTGATGCTATCAAATTTGTACCAGCAGGTGATGATGCTAATGGTGATGTAGTTGACAATAGTCCTAATCAGGAAATAATTGACAATACGAGTGGTAAGTTCAGCAGATCAGGATCTTGGACTTTAAGTGCTGCTGGGGATTCAAAATATGATGATAACTATTACCATGATGGAAATAGTAGTAAAGGAAACTCTACGTCTGAGTTCAAGACATCACTTTCTGGTACTTACGAAGTATTCGGCTGGTGGTTTGCCTTTGAAAATAGAGCTTCAAATGTGCCCTTCGATATCACACATGCAGGTGGCAGCACTACAGTATATAGAAATCAGAGAATAAATGATGGTGCTTGGGTGTCTTTAGGTACTTATGAATTTAATGGTGATGCTGAAGTAGCTATAAGAAATGCAGGGACTAATGGTTATGTAGTGGCTGATGCTGTTAAATTCGTAAAATCATCTTCTAACACGGCTCGCAGAGCATCTGATGCTATGGCTTTAGAAGTGAGAGATGAATTAGAGACTGATGAGAAGAGTTCATTATATCCAAATCCTGCTAATGATATACTGCATGTAAAAGTGAAAACTGATTTGAGTGACTTTACTGTTCAGTTGATGGACATCAGTGGTAGGGTATATATGGATGAAGCTTTTAGTAAATCTATAGGAGAGAGTGAAGAAGTTACCATTGATCTTCATGCCTACTCTAATGTGCCTAAAGGAATTAATCTTGTAAGGGTTCTTTCAGGAGAAGATGCAGAAACCTTGAAGTTTATTTACAAGTAA
- a CDS encoding DUF4494 domain-containing protein, with protein sequence MKTWFSCKVKYGRETDEGSLKQVTDAYLMDAVSYTDAETRVHDVIGRELPGEFAVTQISKTNIAEVINYEDSETWYKCKVAYSALDADSEKEKKINTYLLVSADNVKEAYERTEKHFDSMLVPYEIPSITLTNFVEVFPYNGDDIPSNFKPVSEVPNFQYEEEEDEDLEEDGTDLIDKNTGEVISSSLEADNEDLEEDEEVSLDTQSEEEEEDEEDLESDDLEEDEDEDDEDTDSEEDNDQLEEDEEAESEEEDEDLDEDETEEDLDKGQS encoded by the coding sequence ATGAAAACATGGTTTTCCTGTAAAGTTAAGTATGGTAGAGAAACGGATGAAGGCTCATTAAAACAGGTAACAGATGCTTACCTCATGGATGCGGTGTCTTACACTGATGCAGAAACCCGTGTGCATGATGTGATTGGTCGAGAGCTACCTGGTGAATTCGCAGTGACTCAAATTAGTAAAACTAATATTGCAGAGGTTATCAATTATGAAGACTCTGAAACCTGGTATAAATGTAAGGTTGCCTATAGTGCTTTAGACGCTGACAGCGAAAAAGAGAAGAAAATAAACACTTATTTATTAGTTTCCGCTGACAACGTAAAAGAGGCCTACGAGCGTACTGAGAAGCACTTTGACAGCATGTTGGTACCTTATGAAATCCCATCAATAACACTTACTAACTTTGTGGAAGTATTCCCATACAACGGTGATGACATTCCTAGCAACTTTAAGCCAGTAAGTGAAGTGCCAAACTTCCAATATGAAGAAGAGGAAGATGAGGATCTTGAAGAAGACGGCACAGATTTAATAGACAAAAATACGGGTGAAGTTATATCATCATCTCTTGAAGCTGACAATGAGGACTTAGAAGAAGATGAAGAGGTAAGCCTGGATACACAGTCAGAAGAGGAAGAGGAAGACGAAGAAGATTTAGAAAGTGACGATCTGGAGGAAGATGAAGACGAAGATGACGAAGACACTGATTCTGAAGAAGATAATGATCAATTAGAGGAAGATGAAGAAGCCGAATCTGAAGAAGAAGACGAGGATTTAGACGAGGATGAAACAGAAGAGGATCTTGATAAAGGACAAAGTTAA
- a CDS encoding PfkB family carbohydrate kinase — protein MNFIAHIAQCGLPGYMYSKVGDDDLGNRALEQMESLGVGTQFVQQDEQHATGTVNVKLTNGQPEYTIHRPVAYDFIRYDSEIYKYHFDLIYFGSLAQRNDLSQITLKTLVEQNQFKHIFYDVNLRKDGYNRTIISDSMDMCTILKLNDGEVMMLSDLLFQQSLSMKKFCAKVVDQFDIGLILITAGEKGSYIYRHGVLEFIPGYKVKVADTVGAGDAFSAGFVYKFLKTGNILVASKTANALGAFVASQPGAIPKYSEEVKRALI, from the coding sequence TTGAATTTTATTGCGCACATTGCTCAGTGCGGACTGCCAGGTTACATGTATTCCAAAGTCGGAGATGATGATTTAGGAAATAGGGCTCTCGAACAAATGGAGTCCTTAGGGGTGGGGACTCAATTTGTGCAGCAAGATGAACAGCATGCTACTGGTACTGTTAATGTTAAGCTTACCAATGGACAGCCAGAATATACAATTCACCGACCAGTGGCTTATGATTTTATCAGATATGATAGCGAAATTTATAAATATCACTTTGATCTTATCTATTTTGGTTCTTTAGCTCAAAGAAATGATTTGAGTCAAATTACGCTAAAAACTCTTGTGGAGCAGAATCAGTTTAAACATATTTTTTACGATGTAAACCTGCGCAAGGATGGCTATAATCGTACTATCATAAGTGATTCAATGGATATGTGTACTATCCTTAAGTTGAATGACGGAGAGGTGATGATGCTTTCAGACCTTCTTTTTCAACAATCGTTAAGTATGAAGAAGTTTTGCGCTAAAGTGGTGGATCAATTTGATATAGGTTTAATACTTATCACAGCTGGAGAAAAGGGGAGTTACATTTACCGGCACGGGGTGCTGGAATTTATTCCCGGCTATAAGGTGAAAGTAGCGGATACAGTGGGAGCCGGAGATGCTTTTAGTGCAGGCTTTGTATACAAATTTCTTAAAACAGGCAATATTTTGGTGGCTTCTAAAACGGCTAATGCCTTAGGGGCTTTTGTCGCTTCTCAGCCTGGAGCTATACCAAAGTATAGTGAAGAAGTAAAAAGAGCATTGATTTAG
- a CDS encoding LacI family DNA-binding transcriptional regulator: MKNKKGVTIYDIANELKVSPSTVSRALKDHYSISKEMIKEVKKVAQKRGYRPNSIAASLRNNRTNNIGVIISWINRPFISSLISGIEEEANKAGYNVIISQSHDSFDNEVANARALYDSRISGLVVSLAMETQNYDHFSQFIKNNIPVVFVDRVTDELNSDKVVIDNFSAGFMATEHLIEQGGERIALACGSQHRNIYRERENGYLAALREHNIPIKEEYILHSELLNAEEGFRIAEHFLSMDNPPDAIFSVNDTAAVSIIQYAKGQGIEIPQDLAVMGFNNDPVSLIIDPQLSTVSHPAIEMGKLAAQQVLKQNQYKDVVKSETVMLRTELLVRASTKRK; encoded by the coding sequence ATGAAAAATAAAAAGGGAGTTACAATTTATGATATAGCCAATGAATTGAAAGTATCTCCATCTACCGTTTCCAGGGCTTTGAAAGATCATTACAGTATAAGTAAGGAAATGATCAAAGAAGTTAAGAAGGTTGCTCAAAAGCGAGGCTACAGACCTAATAGTATAGCGGCCAGCTTGAGGAACAATCGTACTAATAATATAGGAGTTATCATTTCATGGATCAATAGGCCTTTTATCTCATCATTGATAAGTGGTATTGAAGAGGAGGCTAATAAGGCCGGCTATAATGTTATTATCTCTCAATCTCATGATAGTTTTGATAATGAAGTGGCCAATGCTCGGGCCTTGTATGATAGCCGGATTAGTGGTTTGGTAGTTTCTTTAGCTATGGAAACACAGAATTACGATCATTTCAGCCAGTTTATTAAAAATAATATTCCAGTGGTATTTGTGGATAGGGTTACAGACGAGCTTAACTCTGATAAGGTGGTGATAGATAACTTTTCTGCCGGTTTTATGGCTACAGAGCACTTAATAGAGCAGGGCGGTGAAAGAATAGCACTGGCTTGTGGTTCTCAGCATAGAAATATTTACAGAGAAAGAGAAAATGGTTATCTGGCCGCGCTGAGAGAACATAATATACCCATTAAAGAAGAATATATTCTTCATAGTGAATTACTTAATGCTGAAGAAGGTTTTAGAATAGCGGAACATTTTCTTTCTATGGATAACCCGCCAGATGCCATCTTTTCAGTGAATGATACAGCTGCTGTGAGCATCATTCAGTATGCAAAGGGTCAGGGGATAGAAATTCCTCAGGATTTGGCAGTGATGGGTTTTAATAATGATCCGGTATCTCTTATTATTGATCCGCAGCTGTCTACCGTGAGCCATCCTGCTATTGAAATGGGCAAATTGGCCGCTCAGCAAGTCTTAAAGCAAAATCAATATAAAGATGTAGTGAAATCGGAGACGGTAATGCTCAGAACAGAACTTTTGGTAAGAGCCTCTACCAAGAGAAAATGA
- a CDS encoding SDR family oxidoreductase codes for MSDFSIKDKVAVITGGSGVLGSNIAEGFAKAGARLVIIGRTEHKVKEVVEKLKALNAEAIGLTCDVLNNDALKTAAADILSQYGSIDILINAAGGNTSGATLQPDQEVFDLKTENLDEAVKLNLNGTIYPSLIFGEIMARKGSGSIINVSSMAAYSAITRVPAYTVAKSGINGFTQWLACEMASKYGDKIRVNAIAPGFFIGEQNRKLLIKENGELTERSEKIINKTPMGRFGEITELNGIVQFLCSDAASFITGTVIPVDGGFSAFSGV; via the coding sequence ATGTCAGATTTTAGTATTAAAGATAAAGTAGCAGTAATCACGGGAGGCTCCGGGGTACTGGGCAGTAATATAGCTGAAGGTTTTGCTAAAGCCGGCGCCAGGCTGGTCATTATTGGTAGAACAGAGCACAAGGTGAAAGAAGTGGTTGAAAAACTCAAAGCCTTGAACGCGGAAGCCATAGGCCTCACTTGCGATGTATTAAACAATGATGCTTTAAAAACAGCGGCAGCTGATATTTTAAGCCAATATGGAAGTATCGACATACTCATTAATGCTGCAGGGGGAAATACCAGTGGTGCAACTTTACAACCAGATCAAGAAGTATTTGATCTTAAGACTGAAAATTTAGATGAAGCCGTAAAACTTAACCTCAATGGCACCATTTATCCATCACTCATTTTTGGAGAGATAATGGCAAGAAAAGGCTCAGGGTCTATCATTAATGTATCTTCTATGGCAGCCTATTCAGCCATTACCCGAGTACCCGCGTATACCGTAGCCAAATCAGGTATCAATGGTTTCACACAATGGCTCGCTTGTGAAATGGCCAGCAAGTACGGTGACAAGATAAGAGTAAACGCCATAGCTCCGGGGTTTTTCATAGGCGAACAAAACAGAAAGCTACTTATTAAGGAAAATGGTGAACTCACTGAAAGAAGCGAAAAAATCATTAACAAAACACCAATGGGGCGATTTGGAGAAATCACAGAACTAAACGGCATTGTTCAGTTTTTATGTTCTGATGCCGCCAGCTTCATTACTGGTACCGTCATTCCGGTAGATGGTGGGTTTAGTGCTTTCAGCGGAGTGTAA
- a CDS encoding TRAP transporter large permease produces MAIEVLILVVTFLIFLGLGLPVAWSIGLSTLFTMLISIDSVPAFTTVAQRMATGLDSFALLAIPFFVLSGQIMNQGGIANRLIAFAKALVGSFPGGLAYVNIIGAMLFGAISGSAAAAASAIGGILGPRMEKEGYPREFGAAINITSATTGLIIPPSNILIVYSLASGGASITALFLAGYIPGIITGLVLMAVAAYWAKKKNYPTGSRTTLRDLILKFFDALPSLLLLVVVIGGIVTGIFTATEASGVAVLYTFVLSLIYGEMDRKRFFDIFIKSILTTSIVLLLIGTSMSMSWVMAYADIPQSFSEALLQLSDNKFVILLIINMILLFIGVFMDMTPAVLIFTPIFLPVVKDLGMDPIHFGIVMVLNLCIGLCTPPVGSVLFVGVGVAKTSIQKVIKPLLPLFVAMLLVLILVTYVPQLSLWLPDVFGY; encoded by the coding sequence ATGGCCATTGAAGTTCTAATACTCGTAGTTACCTTTCTCATATTTCTAGGCTTAGGGCTGCCTGTAGCCTGGAGTATAGGTTTGTCCACTCTCTTTACTATGCTCATTTCTATAGATTCTGTTCCGGCGTTTACTACGGTGGCACAGCGAATGGCTACCGGGCTGGATAGTTTTGCTTTATTAGCCATTCCTTTTTTCGTTCTTTCCGGGCAAATTATGAATCAAGGGGGGATTGCCAATCGGCTCATTGCTTTTGCTAAAGCATTGGTAGGTTCTTTTCCTGGAGGATTGGCCTATGTTAATATTATCGGAGCCATGTTATTTGGCGCTATTTCAGGATCTGCAGCTGCAGCTGCTTCTGCCATTGGAGGTATTTTAGGCCCCAGGATGGAAAAAGAAGGGTATCCCAGAGAGTTTGGAGCGGCCATTAATATTACCAGCGCTACTACAGGGCTAATTATTCCTCCGTCAAATATTCTGATTGTGTATTCATTAGCTAGTGGCGGAGCATCTATAACAGCCCTTTTTCTTGCGGGCTATATCCCGGGCATTATTACTGGCTTGGTGCTTATGGCAGTGGCAGCGTACTGGGCCAAAAAGAAGAATTACCCGACAGGTTCCAGAACTACTTTAAGAGATTTAATACTAAAGTTTTTCGATGCTTTGCCAAGTCTACTCCTGTTAGTGGTGGTAATCGGAGGAATTGTCACCGGTATATTTACCGCCACCGAAGCTTCTGGTGTGGCAGTGTTATATACTTTTGTTCTTTCCCTAATCTATGGTGAAATGGATAGAAAGCGGTTTTTTGATATTTTCATTAAGTCTATTTTAACTACTAGTATCGTTCTTCTACTTATAGGTACTTCCATGAGTATGTCATGGGTTATGGCTTATGCTGATATTCCACAATCATTTAGTGAAGCACTACTTCAGCTCAGTGATAATAAGTTTGTGATACTTCTAATCATTAACATGATACTTCTTTTTATAGGAGTGTTTATGGATATGACACCTGCCGTACTGATTTTTACACCTATATTTCTACCTGTAGTAAAAGATCTGGGCATGGATCCTATTCATTTTGGAATAGTGATGGTGCTTAATTTGTGTATCGGGCTATGTACACCGCCGGTAGGATCTGTACTTTTTGTAGGAGTAGGGGTAGCCAAGACTTCAATACAAAAGGTTATAAAACCATTGCTGCCGCTTTTTGTAGCTATGTTATTGGTTCTAATTCTTGTTACCTACGTTCCGCAGCTGAGCTTGTGGCTTCCAGATGTGTTCGGATACTAA
- a CDS encoding TRAP transporter small permease, whose product MIKVINKGLSYVLVILMVVMVLDVLWQVFSRYILVSPSSFTDELARFLLIWIGVLGAAYASGQGRHLAINLLSDKLNEKQQVRLKILQNILISIFAFTAMILGGGRLVYITYKLSQSSPALNIPLSVIYAIIPISGVLVLIYKIAEIISPKNISDGH is encoded by the coding sequence ATGATAAAGGTTATAAATAAAGGCTTATCCTATGTGCTGGTAATTCTTATGGTAGTCATGGTGCTCGATGTATTATGGCAGGTGTTTTCCAGATATATATTAGTTTCTCCAAGTTCATTTACTGATGAGCTGGCCAGATTTCTTTTAATATGGATAGGTGTTTTAGGAGCCGCCTATGCTTCCGGACAAGGGAGGCATTTAGCAATTAACCTTTTGTCAGATAAATTAAATGAAAAGCAGCAGGTACGTTTAAAAATTTTACAAAACATACTGATTAGCATTTTTGCTTTTACCGCTATGATTTTAGGAGGTGGTCGTCTGGTATATATTACCTATAAGCTCTCTCAGAGCTCTCCCGCATTAAATATTCCACTTTCGGTGATTTATGCAATCATTCCTATTAGCGGTGTGCTTGTTCTTATTTACAAAATAGCAGAAATTATTTCTCCAAAAAACATTTCCGATGGCCATTGA